One genomic segment of Chitinophaga parva includes these proteins:
- the kefF gene encoding glutathione-regulated potassium-efflux system oxidoreductase KefF, with translation MKKILILFAHPVYERSRAQKALAAAAQQVQGVTFRDLYERYPDFDVDVPKEQQLLQVHDIIIMQHPVYWYSMPALMKQWIDLVLTHGWAYGHTGRALEGKQLLQVLSAGTQEHSYAPGALHGRTLREFLYPVEQTVKLCHMQYLPPFVVHGVNRQQPADLQAAGEQYKKALTLLQQQKLPAWEKAHYLNDIL, from the coding sequence ATGAAGAAGATCCTGATACTTTTTGCACACCCGGTGTATGAGCGCTCCCGCGCCCAGAAAGCGCTGGCCGCCGCTGCCCAGCAGGTGCAGGGCGTTACCTTCCGCGACCTGTATGAACGCTATCCTGATTTTGATGTGGATGTGCCCAAAGAACAGCAGCTGTTGCAGGTGCACGACATCATCATTATGCAGCACCCGGTGTACTGGTACAGCATGCCTGCGCTCATGAAGCAATGGATAGACCTGGTGCTCACCCACGGCTGGGCCTACGGGCATACCGGCCGTGCACTGGAGGGCAAGCAACTGCTGCAGGTACTTTCTGCGGGCACGCAGGAGCATAGTTATGCGCCGGGAGCGTTGCATGGCCGCACCCTGCGGGAATTCCTGTACCCGGTGGAACAAACGGTGAAGCTATGCCACATGCAATACCTGCCACCGTTCGTAGTGCATGGCGTGAACCGCCAGCAACCCGCAGACCTGCAGGCCGCCGGTGAGCAATACAAAAAAGCGCTGACCCTCCTGCAGCAACAAAAGCTGCCGGCCTGGGAAAAAGCGCATTACCTGAATGACATTTTGTAA